From the Micromonospora echinospora genome, the window GCAGCACGTACACCGCCGAACTGGAGGTCGCGCCCCGGACACGACCCTCCGGGTCGGTGGTGGTGGCGACCCGCAGGTGGCCCTCCCACTCGGAGAGCGCGTACTGGTTGAGCAGGTGACCGGGGACGGACCCGGAGGCGACGTACCGAGGCCGTCCGGGTGCGGTGAGGTCGAACCGGTGGAGCCCGGTGACCGGCCCGGCCACTGCGCCGGAGCCGAGCCGCCGGGTGGTGACGGCTCGCCCGCCCCGGTGGTCGGCGACGTAGAGGCTGGCGGCGGTGGCGTAGACGGTCTCGCCCTCCGCTGTCACACCGACCGGGTCGCCGTCGCCCAGTCGCCCGCCCCCGAGGTCGAAGCTGAGCAGGTTCAGCAGGGCGGTGCCGGTGTGCCCGGTGGGCCGGGAGAGCCGGTCGCAGGGGAGTTGGCCGGTGTGTCGGCCGTCGCTGTCGGTCCATTCGTACCGGGGCAGCCAGTCCTCCAGCGGAGCCTGGTCGACCGCCGCCTGGTTGGCCGCGATCCGCTCCGCGTCGGTGGCGTCCCCGGAGGGCTGGGGGAAGGCGATGCGGGGGCGGGACCGGACCACCACCCGAGCGGTCTCGCCGACCTTTCGCGCGTCGACCAGTTCGCCGTCGACCCGGTACTCACCGACCACCTTCGGCGTCCCGGTCAGGTCGACCAGGAGCACGCCGGTCCGGCCGGCGGCCAGCGGGTGGGGGACGGCACGGCGGTCGGTGCCGGGTGCCGGCAGGACGTCGGGGGCACCGGGGAGGTGCGCGAGGACGAGCGCCCGGTCGCCGTGCAGCAGCAGCCGCCCGGTCACCCAGTTGCCGTCCCGGGCGGCCCGCTCAAGGTCGAGCCGGCCGGTCGGCGCACGGCGGACGGGGTCGACGACCCGCAGCACGCCCCCGGTGAGCGTGACGATCCGTTTCCCGTCGGTCTTGACCACGTCGGGTTCGTCGGCGGCGGCCTCGTGGTTGTTGGTGGCCGAGTGCGGCTGCTGTGGTGGAGCGGCGGCGGCCGGGCCGGCACCGGTCCGCGCGCCGCCGCGCTCGGCCGAGGCGACCTGCGGCACCGGTCCGCCCGGCAGCCCCCATGGACCGACCGAACTCCGGGCGGCGGCGCGCAGGTCGGCCAGGGCGTTCGGACAGGAGTCGAAGGCGACCAGTCGCAGGACGGTCGGGGTGCGGTCCGGTTGGTCCCGCCGCGAGGTGTCGGCTGTGCAGCCGGCCACCAACGTGAGCGCGGTGAGGGCGACGATTCCCCGTCTCATGGAGTGTTCCGACGTGCCGGATACCCGCCCGGTTCCGTTCCCCGTGTCCTTCCTTGGCGCGGCCGTCGGGCTCAGCGGGTGGAGGGACCGACTCCGGGTGACTCGACCAGGCGGGACAGCACGATCGCGCTCTTGGTCGAGGTGACGAAGGGTTCCGCGCGGAGCTTCTCCAGGGCCTGTTCGAGGTGGTTCATGTCGGCGGCGCGAAGGTGCACCAGGGCGTCCGCCTCGCCGGAGACGGTGTACGCGCCGACCACCTCCGGGTGCCGGCGGGCGACCGCGCCGATCTGGGCCGGGGTGGTCCGGCCGGCGCAGAACAGCTCGACGAACGCCTCGGTGGTCCAACCGACGGCGGCCGGGTCGACGACGGCGGTGAATCCCCGGATCACCCCGGTGGCGCGCAACCGGTCGACCCGCCGCTTGACCGCCGGGGCGGACAGCGAGACCCGCGTGCCGATCTCCGCGTACGAGGCGCGGGCGTCCGCAACGAGCAGCGCAATGATTCGCTGGTCTACGGCGTCTATCTGCAACGTTCCGCCCCTTGGAAGCAATGGTTGTGGCTGTTGACGACGGTCTACCGTACCTAACCTTGGTCATCGTGAACCAGCAGCGAGTGCCGCGAAAGCGGACATATCTCATGTGCTCGCCCGGGCACTTCGCGGTCGAGTACGCGATCAACCCGTGGATGGACGTCGCCACGCCGGTCGACGCCGCCCTCGCCGTCAAGCAGTGGGACCGGCTGCGGGAGACTCT encodes:
- a CDS encoding beta-propeller domain-containing protein — translated: MRRGIVALTALTLVAGCTADTSRRDQPDRTPTVLRLVAFDSCPNALADLRAAARSSVGPWGLPGGPVPQVASAERGGARTGAGPAAAAPPQQPHSATNNHEAAADEPDVVKTDGKRIVTLTGGVLRVVDPVRRAPTGRLDLERAARDGNWVTGRLLLHGDRALVLAHLPGAPDVLPAPGTDRRAVPHPLAAGRTGVLLVDLTGTPKVVGEYRVDGELVDARKVGETARVVVRSRPRIAFPQPSGDATDAERIAANQAAVDQAPLEDWLPRYEWTDSDGRHTGQLPCDRLSRPTGHTGTALLNLLSFDLGGGRLGDGDPVGVTAEGETVYATAASLYVADHRGGRAVTTRRLGSGAVAGPVTGLHRFDLTAPGRPRYVASGSVPGHLLNQYALSEWEGHLRVATTTDPEGRVRGATSSSAVYVLRTDGDELRQVGMVDGLGRGERIFSVRYLGTTGYVVTFRETDPLYTLDLRDPTAPKVTGELKITGYSGHLQPVGEGRLLGVGQEANGQGVRQGLLVSLFDVADPAKPTRIAHHHRPGTYSPAEHDPHALLYWPGSGLVVLPVSGRRHVGQEALVLRTDGSRLTEVGRIAHPGDDHRAGITRSLIVGDTLWTLSDVGLQATDPTNLAERNWIPAT
- a CDS encoding Lrp/AsnC family transcriptional regulator, whose product is MQIDAVDQRIIALLVADARASYAEIGTRVSLSAPAVKRRVDRLRATGVIRGFTAVVDPAAVGWTTEAFVELFCAGRTTPAQIGAVARRHPEVVGAYTVSGEADALVHLRAADMNHLEQALEKLRAEPFVTSTKSAIVLSRLVESPGVGPSTR